The Caballeronia sp. NK8 genome includes a window with the following:
- a CDS encoding phosphoketolase: protein MSKHSRSDAPQKPVPESDELRLVDAWWRACNYLSAGMIFLIENPLLREPLKSGHVKQRLLGHWGASPALSFTWAHLNRVIKRDDLDVIFMAGPGHGAPGVLGPAYLEGTYSEVYPDKSEDAEGMQKFFKQFSFPGHIGSHVTPETPGSIHEGGELGYSLSHAYGAALDNPGLIVACVVGDGEAETGPLATAWHSNKFINPARDGAVLPILNLNGYKIANPTILARISHEELEALFVGYGYRPYFVEGSDPAEMHRKMAETLDAATAGIRAIWDEARNGKDVERPRWPMIVLRTPKGWTGPKEINGHKVEGSWRAHQVPFSDVHNNPANLAVLERWMQSYKPEELFDDDGRLRAEIRAIAPTGTRRMSANPHTNGGVLRKELKLPDFRAYAVDVGQAGKIQHENTRPLGAFLRDVMRCNMDRFRVFGPDETASNRLQAIYEVSKKVWMADLLPEDADGGELSRDGRVMEMLSEHTLLGWLEGYLLSGRHGFFHTYEAFAHVIDSMFNQHAKWLDICKNHVPWRASVSSETILLSSTVWRQDHNGFSHQDPGFIDLVTNKSPSVTRVYLPPDANTLLVVADQCLRSSDCINVIVADKQKHLQFTTIDEAIVHCAKGIGVWRRASNDENDEPDVVMASCGDVATQEALAATAILRERLPELKVRFVNVVDLFKMQPNTEHPHGSSVRNFESLFTIDKPVIFNFHGYPWLIHRLAYRFRNHENLHVRGYKEKGNINTPLELAILNQVDRFNLVIDVLDRVPRLRGRTAHLREDMKNAVISHLDYAHTHGTDKPEIAEWVWPF from the coding sequence ATGAGCAAGCACTCCAGAAGCGACGCACCGCAAAAGCCCGTTCCCGAGAGCGATGAACTTCGACTCGTCGATGCATGGTGGCGCGCGTGCAATTACCTTTCGGCGGGCATGATCTTTCTCATCGAAAATCCCCTGCTGCGAGAGCCGCTCAAGTCCGGGCACGTTAAACAACGCCTGCTCGGTCACTGGGGCGCGAGCCCCGCTCTCTCGTTCACGTGGGCGCATCTGAACCGCGTAATCAAGCGCGACGATCTCGACGTGATCTTCATGGCAGGACCCGGTCATGGCGCGCCCGGCGTGCTCGGCCCCGCCTATCTGGAAGGCACCTATTCGGAGGTGTATCCGGACAAGAGCGAAGATGCAGAAGGCATGCAGAAGTTCTTCAAGCAGTTCTCTTTTCCCGGTCATATCGGCTCACACGTGACACCGGAAACCCCGGGCTCCATTCATGAAGGCGGAGAGCTTGGCTATAGCCTCTCTCACGCCTATGGGGCGGCACTGGACAACCCGGGCTTGATCGTCGCGTGCGTGGTCGGCGACGGCGAAGCGGAGACCGGTCCGCTCGCGACGGCCTGGCACTCGAACAAGTTCATCAATCCCGCGCGCGACGGCGCCGTGCTGCCGATCCTGAACCTGAACGGCTACAAGATCGCCAATCCGACGATCCTCGCGCGCATCAGCCACGAGGAACTGGAGGCCTTGTTCGTCGGCTATGGCTACCGGCCTTATTTCGTCGAGGGATCGGATCCGGCCGAAATGCATCGGAAGATGGCGGAAACGCTCGATGCCGCGACCGCCGGGATCCGCGCGATCTGGGACGAAGCGCGCAACGGTAAGGACGTCGAGCGGCCGCGCTGGCCGATGATCGTGTTGCGCACGCCGAAAGGCTGGACCGGCCCGAAGGAAATCAACGGCCACAAGGTCGAGGGCTCGTGGCGCGCGCATCAGGTGCCGTTCTCCGATGTGCATAACAATCCCGCGAATCTCGCGGTGCTCGAACGCTGGATGCAGAGCTACAAGCCCGAAGAGCTTTTCGACGACGACGGCAGGCTGCGCGCGGAGATTCGGGCGATCGCGCCCACCGGCACGCGACGCATGAGCGCGAATCCCCACACGAACGGCGGCGTGCTGCGCAAGGAACTGAAGCTTCCCGATTTCCGCGCCTATGCCGTCGACGTCGGTCAGGCCGGCAAGATCCAGCACGAAAACACGCGTCCGCTGGGCGCGTTCCTGCGCGACGTCATGCGTTGCAACATGGACAGGTTCCGCGTGTTCGGCCCCGACGAAACGGCATCGAATCGCCTTCAGGCCATCTATGAAGTCAGCAAGAAAGTCTGGATGGCCGATCTCCTTCCGGAAGACGCGGACGGCGGCGAGCTGTCGCGCGATGGCCGCGTCATGGAAATGCTCTCCGAACACACGCTGCTCGGCTGGCTCGAAGGCTATCTGCTGTCAGGGCGACACGGCTTCTTTCACACCTACGAAGCATTCGCGCATGTGATCGATTCGATGTTCAATCAGCATGCGAAATGGCTCGACATCTGCAAGAACCATGTGCCGTGGCGCGCGTCGGTTTCGTCGGAAACCATCCTGCTCTCGTCCACCGTATGGCGGCAGGATCACAATGGCTTCTCGCATCAGGATCCGGGCTTCATCGATCTCGTCACCAACAAGAGCCCTTCAGTGACGCGCGTGTATCTGCCGCCGGACGCCAACACGCTGCTCGTCGTGGCCGACCAGTGCCTGCGCTCGAGCGATTGCATCAATGTGATCGTCGCGGACAAGCAGAAGCATTTGCAGTTCACGACCATCGACGAGGCGATCGTCCACTGCGCGAAGGGCATCGGTGTGTGGCGCCGCGCGAGCAACGACGAGAACGACGAACCCGACGTGGTCATGGCGTCCTGCGGCGATGTCGCGACGCAGGAAGCGCTCGCCGCGACCGCCATACTCCGCGAGCGTCTGCCGGAGCTCAAGGTGCGCTTCGTGAACGTAGTCGATCTCTTCAAGATGCAACCGAACACGGAGCATCCGCACGGCTCGAGCGTGCGCAATTTCGAGAGCCTGTTCACCATCGACAAGCCCGTGATCTTCAATTTCCACGGCTATCCGTGGCTGATCCACAGGCTCGCCTACCGGTTCCGCAATCACGAGAATCTGCACGTGCGCGGCTATAAAGAGAAGGGCAATATCAACACGCCGCTCGAACTGGCGATACTCAATCAGGTCGATCGTTTCAATCTCGTGATCGATGTGCTCGATCGCGTGCCGCGCCTGCGCGGTAGAACCGCGCATCTGAGAGAGGATATGAAGAACGCGGTCATCTCTCATCTGGATTACGCGCACACGCACGGCACCGACAAGCCGGAAATCGCGGAATGGGTGTGGCCGTTTTGA
- a CDS encoding DUF3300 domain-containing protein: MTTRYGRLLSASLVVLMAGCPSKQQDQPAQTQAASAPAQASAAPPASVAAPVSAAVPASVAAVPPLPASATQPAAQQYPPEELEALVAPIALYPDSLLSQVLMASTYPLEIVHAARWVRSNPNVKGDAAVKAVQDQTWDVSVKSLVAFPQVLVPMNDKLDWTQRLGDAFLAQPNDVLAAVQRLRIRAQDTGHLKSTPQQKVSVEARSATSQSGQPGQAPPTQIVRIEPANPQVIYVPSYNPTVVYGAWPAPAYPPTYWPPPPAYYPGAALASGFAWGLGIAAAGAIFSDCNWNNNDVNVNINKATNIDRNFDRTKVEGGKWQHDARHRQGVSYRDNATRDKYSRGVQGADARRDYRGRNGATPERVGAANRPATRDQAANRPARANNANVANRADAANRAHAQNRQAGAGNRAQTADRKAPAANRPQTANRPAHTSERAQSHARGGAAGAQAGNRGAYGGGARDTAFQGVGGGGGAAQRDFNRGQSSFQSSNFHRGGGGGGARGGGGGGGARHGGRR, from the coding sequence ATGACGACGCGCTATGGACGGCTCCTGAGTGCCAGCCTCGTCGTTTTGATGGCAGGCTGCCCCTCGAAACAGCAGGATCAGCCGGCTCAGACTCAGGCGGCGTCGGCGCCTGCTCAAGCTTCGGCGGCGCCGCCTGCCTCCGTCGCGGCGCCGGTTTCGGCAGCGGTGCCCGCCTCCGTTGCGGCTGTGCCGCCGCTGCCCGCTTCCGCGACGCAGCCTGCGGCACAGCAATATCCGCCCGAGGAACTCGAGGCGCTGGTCGCGCCGATCGCACTCTATCCTGATTCGCTGCTGTCGCAGGTGCTGATGGCATCGACGTATCCGCTGGAAATCGTGCACGCCGCGCGTTGGGTCAGATCGAATCCGAATGTGAAAGGCGACGCCGCGGTAAAGGCCGTGCAGGATCAGACATGGGACGTCAGCGTGAAGTCGCTGGTGGCGTTTCCCCAGGTGCTCGTCCCCATGAACGACAAGCTGGACTGGACCCAGCGACTCGGCGATGCGTTTCTCGCGCAACCCAACGACGTGCTGGCCGCCGTGCAGCGTCTGAGGATTCGCGCGCAGGACACCGGACATCTGAAGTCGACGCCGCAGCAGAAAGTGAGTGTCGAAGCACGGTCCGCCACGAGCCAGAGCGGCCAGCCGGGTCAGGCGCCGCCCACGCAGATCGTGCGTATCGAACCGGCCAATCCGCAGGTCATCTACGTGCCCTCCTACAATCCGACCGTCGTGTATGGCGCCTGGCCCGCGCCGGCCTATCCGCCGACCTACTGGCCGCCCCCACCGGCGTATTACCCCGGGGCCGCCCTTGCGAGCGGCTTTGCGTGGGGCCTGGGCATCGCGGCGGCGGGTGCGATCTTCAGCGATTGCAACTGGAACAACAACGACGTCAACGTCAACATCAACAAGGCCACGAACATCGATCGCAACTTCGACCGCACCAAGGTCGAGGGCGGCAAGTGGCAGCATGACGCGCGGCATCGCCAGGGCGTTTCCTATCGCGACAACGCAACGCGCGACAAGTATTCACGCGGCGTGCAAGGTGCCGATGCCCGGCGCGACTATCGCGGACGCAACGGCGCTACGCCGGAGCGCGTGGGCGCGGCCAATCGGCCCGCGACACGCGACCAGGCGGCCAACCGGCCCGCTCGCGCCAACAACGCGAACGTCGCCAACCGCGCCGACGCCGCCAATCGCGCGCATGCGCAAAATCGTCAGGCGGGAGCGGGCAATCGGGCGCAGACGGCCGACCGCAAAGCGCCAGCGGCCAATCGGCCTCAGACCGCCAATCGGCCGGCGCACACGTCAGAGCGCGCTCAATCACACGCCCGTGGCGGCGCAGCGGGCGCGCAGGCGGGCAACCGGGGCGCATACGGCGGCGGCGCGCGCGACACCGCATTTCAGGGTGTCGGCGGCGGCGGTGGCGCGGCGCAACGCGATTTCAACCGTGGACAGTCGAGCTTCCAGTCATCGAACTTCCATCGTGGTGGCGGCGGTGGCGGCGCGCGTGGTGGTGGTGGTGGCGGCGGTGCGCGCCACGGCGGACGGCGCTGA
- a CDS encoding DUF2950 domain-containing protein encodes MSAQKFFQTPEAAMNAFGSAVADNDESELRALLGADFRDVIPSVGAELRSKFLTAWQASHAIQTTGDDHARIAVGNDGWTLPIPLVKTKQGWEFDMRAGADEMRLREIGRNELAVIQTMLAIYDAQRDYASKYHDGNKVYVYADKFASSNGKHDGLYWPTSADEEPSPLGPAFMTAGARARSESGYYGYHYKLLRAQGTHAPGGAYDYMVNGRLFGGFAVVAWPAHYGETGIKSFMVSHDGQVYERDLGPDGDKKVGAMKSFDPGPGWDKVSP; translated from the coding sequence ATGAGCGCCCAGAAGTTCTTCCAGACACCCGAGGCGGCGATGAACGCCTTCGGCAGTGCCGTCGCGGACAACGACGAAAGCGAACTCAGGGCGTTGCTGGGCGCCGACTTCCGCGACGTGATTCCTTCGGTCGGCGCCGAGCTGCGCAGCAAGTTCCTGACCGCATGGCAGGCTTCGCATGCGATTCAGACGACCGGCGATGACCACGCTCGGATCGCCGTGGGCAACGACGGCTGGACGCTGCCCATCCCCCTCGTGAAAACGAAGCAAGGCTGGGAATTCGACATGCGCGCCGGCGCCGACGAGATGCGCCTTCGGGAGATCGGCCGCAACGAGCTTGCCGTGATCCAGACGATGCTCGCGATCTACGATGCACAACGCGACTACGCATCGAAGTATCACGACGGCAACAAGGTCTACGTCTATGCGGACAAGTTCGCCAGCAGCAACGGCAAACATGATGGTCTGTACTGGCCGACCAGCGCCGATGAAGAACCGAGTCCGCTCGGTCCGGCCTTCATGACAGCCGGCGCTCGCGCCAGATCGGAGTCGGGCTACTACGGCTACCACTACAAGCTGCTGCGCGCGCAGGGGACTCATGCGCCGGGTGGCGCATACGACTACATGGTCAATGGCCGTCTGTTCGGCGGCTTTGCCGTGGTCGCATGGCCGGCCCATTATGGGGAAACGGGCATCAAGAGCTTCATGGTCAGTCACGACGGACAGGTCTATGAGCGCGATCTCGGCCCGGATGGTGACAAGAAGGTCGGCGCGATGAAGTCATTCGATCCCGGGCCGGGGTGGGACAAGGTGTCGCCTTGA
- a CDS encoding MipA/OmpV family protein, with the protein MRRKAVGLPVFKPEGGLNQLVGWIAGIYQPSPKWYAGAMVYYQRLMGESAASPIVAQRGTRNQLTYGVGIAYAFQ; encoded by the coding sequence ATGCGCAGAAAAGCGGTCGGTCTGCCGGTCTTTAAGCCCGAGGGCGGTCTCAATCAACTGGTTGGCTGGATCGCCGGGATATATCAACCGAGCCCGAAATGGTATGCAGGCGCGATGGTGTACTACCAGCGGCTGATGGGCGAATCCGCAGCGAGTCCCATTGTGGCGCAGCGCGGTACGCGTAATCAGTTGACTTACGGCGTGGGTATCGCCTATGCCTTTCAATGA